In Drosophila nasuta strain 15112-1781.00 chromosome 2R, ASM2355853v1, whole genome shotgun sequence, a single genomic region encodes these proteins:
- the LOC132786558 gene encoding uncharacterized protein LOC132786558 has product MKLAFQVMWIVIILSSVTQQILTASYSLQRRQKRLMPYDCDSSDQREVPRSHHKPSKAINSKSRGTGIAVKAAQEAKQANDDMANAVKQASDRIKLEYAEKAASAAKAAEAVLSGKFQVLEQLEMEVREAEIVVQEETLELSSAEANSQLALKAHQQAQDELKLLQTGLKLARENFCSAEHVSAACQQSMAEKTTLMDTAQKRVGLLLRQLSEARGDYAKTKKAAYRALCAANEAKQRIQHTNTVN; this is encoded by the coding sequence ATGAAGCTAGCATTTCAAGTCATGTGGATCGTCATCATTTTATCATCTGtaacacaacaaatattaacAGCGAGCTATTCACTGCAGAGAAGACAGAAGCGATTGATGCCTTATGATTGCGACTCTAGCGATCAAAGAGAGGTTCCTAGAAGTCACCACAAGCCGAGTAAAGCTATCAACTCGAAGTCACGCGGTACGGGAATTGCAGTGAAGGCAGCTCAGGAAGCAAAGCAGGCCAACGATGACATGGCCAATGCAGTGAAGCAGGCATCGGATCGGATTAAGCTCGAGTATGCAGAAAAAGCAGCttcagcagccaaagcagccgAAGCTGTGCTCTCAGGAAAGTTTCAAGTATTGGAACAACTCGAGATGGAAGTTCGTGAAGCAGAGATTGTTGTTCAGGAAGAAACACTAGAACTGAGCTCAGCTGAAGCCAACAGCCAACTCGCTTTGAAAGCCCATCAGCAAGCTCAGGACGAGCTCAAGCTGCTGCAAACTGGTCTCAAGCTAGCCAGGGAGAACTTTTGCAGTGCCGAGCATGTGTCGGCTGCCTGTCAACAGTCCATGGCTGAGAAGACAACGCTCATGGATACCGCCCAGAAGAGAGTTGGTCTGTTGTTGCGTCAACTGAGCGAAGCTCGAGGCGATTATGCAAAGACCAAGAAGGCGGCTTACAGAGCATTGTGCGCTGCCAATGAGGCGAAGCAAAGGATCCAGCATACAAACACCGTGAACTAA